One genomic segment of Bradyrhizobium prioriisuperbiae includes these proteins:
- a CDS encoding LysR family transcriptional regulator yields the protein MELRHLRYFVVVAEEEHITRAAERLGMQQPPLSQRIRALERELDVQLFRRKARGVELTGAGRVFLENARATLAQYDRTLESTQRAARGEQGRLCIGVLPTAPFHPFVPSVIRTFRANFPLVSLTLDECLRVEAIEGLRSERMDIAFLRSHLSGSQDLVANPLLEEPMVVALPKGHALARRRGEALPLKDLADETFIVYARQLGPAFYEMTMAACLQAGFSPHLGQEAPRITSALSLVAAGLGISIVPASMQRMAMDGIVYRGLKGTPQLKAALSLASRRGDPSVVVRNFLNLVKQAARTFRAGQGKAT from the coding sequence GTCGCAGAAGAAGAGCACATCACGCGGGCGGCCGAACGGCTCGGCATGCAGCAGCCGCCACTCAGTCAGCGGATCAGAGCGTTGGAGCGTGAACTTGATGTTCAGCTTTTTCGCCGCAAGGCGCGTGGCGTCGAACTGACCGGCGCCGGACGTGTCTTCCTCGAGAACGCGCGCGCGACGCTTGCACAGTACGATCGCACGCTCGAATCGACACAACGCGCCGCACGAGGCGAGCAAGGCCGCCTCTGCATCGGTGTTTTGCCGACTGCTCCGTTTCATCCGTTCGTGCCATCAGTCATTCGCACGTTTCGGGCAAACTTCCCGCTGGTGTCGCTTACGCTGGATGAGTGCCTCAGAGTGGAGGCCATCGAAGGCCTGCGAAGTGAACGGATGGACATCGCTTTTCTCCGGTCGCATCTTTCCGGATCGCAGGACCTTGTCGCCAATCCATTGCTGGAAGAACCGATGGTGGTGGCGTTACCCAAAGGGCACGCGCTGGCTCGACGTAGAGGCGAGGCGCTTCCATTGAAGGATCTTGCCGACGAAACATTCATTGTTTACGCCCGTCAGCTTGGACCAGCATTTTATGAGATGACGATGGCGGCTTGCCTCCAGGCAGGCTTTAGCCCTCACCTCGGCCAGGAAGCGCCCCGTATCACATCGGCGCTAAGTCTCGTTGCCGCAGGCCTCGGCATTTCTATCGTGCCAGCTTCCATGCAGCGAATGGCCATGGACGGTATCGTCTATCGCGGGCTCAAGGGCACACCACAACTCAAGGCCGCCCTGAGTCTTGCGTCGCGGCGCGGCGATCCCTCCGTCGTGGTCCGCAACTTCTTGAATTTAGTGAAACAAGCGGCGAGAACGTTTCGGGCCGGTCAGGGAAAGGCGACATAG